The following is a genomic window from Geoalkalibacter halelectricus.
AAATGGCGGAATCAATCAACGGGCGTGCCCAGGGGTAGAGCCCGGGCAGCAAGTTAAGCAAAAGCATCACCCCCAGCTCTCCTACGAACACTGCCGCTGCAAATACCAGGGCAAGCTTAAGTGGTGAGTGTGGCAAGGGTGATCCCTCTTCGGCCTGTATTTGTTCCAAGGATGCGCGGCCCAACGCATCTCGGATCGTGAAGGTCGGTGCCTTCATCTTCGTGGCCTTTCAGTTCAGGCCCCCCTGGATTTAAAGCTATCACAAAATAAGCGAATTTCCTGTAATTCGTGTTTTATCATTAACATTTTCCTATTTTCTTAGATTTTTTTTAGAATGTCAAGAAGGATATTGCTGGAGGGGTGCTGCGCAGAACGCATGGGCGGGAGGCAGAAAGAGAACTGCCGGGCGAGCACAAGGCCCGCCCGGCAGTGGGAAATTAATGGGAGGCTATCTGGCGAGGCCCGTCTAGGGATGCAGCTCGTAAACCACCACCGCGGCGCGCCCTGAACCGGCCATCAGGGGGCGGCTGAAGGTCACGGTCTGCACAATTTCGGCGCGGCCGTCGCCGGTGACGTCGGCCAGCCGAAAATTGACGAGATAGCCGTCCTGGGGCTGGGTGTGCCAAACTTCGCGCAGCAGCGAACCTTCGGGCTGCATGGCCACCAGGCGGCTCGGACCAAGGCCGCGGATGCGGATCGAAACCCGCCGACCCTCGCTGAGGGGCACCAGGATCTCGCCCGCCGGACCGATGCCGAGGTCGGGGTGAATCAGCACCTCGCGGATGTCCTGGGCGGTACCGGCGGCGGGAGAGAGGCGCTCGAAATACACCTCACTGCCGCCGAAGCGCCGGCTGCTTTCCCACAGGACCCGACCGTCGGCGTTGAGCACCTGCAGGCGGTCGACGGGGTTGAGACGGGCGAAGAGGGTGGCCCCGTCGCGTCCGGCAAAGGGCACGAATCCAAAAAGGTCGAGGTTGCGTGGCGTGGCCATGGCGGGCCCTTCGCTCAACTGACCGCCGGTTAGGCGCACGCGGAAAATCGAGCCGGTGAAGTCATGCTCGAGCCCGCCCATGCGCTGGGCGAGGAGAATGCGACCCTCATCGAGCCACTGGACGCTGCGCAGATACCAGGGGATGTTGCTTTGGGCGATGTGCAGCAGGTTGCCTTCGAGAACCACCACGCGCGATGCCAACTGGCCGTTGCGCACGGCGGTGATGTAGAGTTCGTTGCGACCGTTGCCGTCGAGGTCGGCGGCGGAGATGGCAAGGCTGCGCTCCATGCCGTCGAAGTTGAGGGTGGCCAGGGTATGGTAGTCGCGCCCTTCGAGGCGGCCCACTTCCAGGCGGTCATGGAACAGAACGGCGACTTCATTGCGGCCGTCGCCGGTCAGGTCAGTGACTTCCATGCCGACCGGGGTGCCGTCGATTTCGGCGGTGATCCAGACGCCTTCCCACTGCTGTTGCTGGGCACGTTGAATGCCCGCGGCCGTGGGTACGGGCGCGGCGACAATGCCGGGCGCGGCGGGGGTTGCCACCGGCGCCGCGGGCACGGGTACGGGAACCGGCGTGGCGGCAACAGGCTGAGGCATTGCAACGGCGCTGGGCGCCGCGGCAACCAGGGGATAGGAGTGCATCACCTGACCACCGGGACCGAGCACGTCAAGGGCGCCGGGGCGCGCCACGAAGGCCAGATGAGCATCGAATTTAAGCGGCGCCTCGGGTGTCGCGGGGCGCCGCGCCTGGGCGGCGTCGTAGGCCTGCCAATCAAGCACCGGCAGGGCTTCGCGCAACTGCTGAAAATAACTCTCGCCCTGGTCGGTGTAATCCCAGAACAGCGCACTGAGGTGTTCGAAACGGCGGATCTTATCGCCGCGATTAATGGCCGCCGCATCGCCCACGGGCACGGCATAGCTGTACCCCGAGCGTACACGCGTCACGCGCAGCACCGCCTTGGCATCATCCAGGGTGCCGATCACCTCGCCGCTGACCGGGTGCACGATACGCTCACCGGTGCGCACCACCGCAAACAGATCGCCAGGTGCCACGCCGCGCGCGGCATCGAGATCGATAAGAAACTCGCCGTCCACGGGCATGATGACCACACCCGAAAGGGGCGTGAAGTCCTTTTGCAGCCTTTCAAATACATCAGCCGCGGCCGGCACCACCGCCAAAGCCACAAGCACCAGGGACAAAAAAGCCAAGCGTAGATACTTCAAGGCACGATCCTCCACTCTGTAGCAAATCTGGGACGTAAATTAAACCGAACTGAACCCGGCCAAGTTAGCACAATACCTAGATCCAAGGCAATTGGAGGGAGCCTTCGGGCAAAAAAATAGCCCAGGTGGATTGCTCCACCCGGGCCAAACGCAGTCACGGCAAATTTCCCCGGTCCGTTAAAACCGGACCCCTCCTTCACTTTCGACGAATCCCGGCGCCGAACCCCTTCGGCATGCCGAGATGATGCTAGCTGCTGATGAGGTAGACAATACATGTTTTCGCGCGGCTTGCCTATCAGGAGAAACCTGAAAATGAG
Proteins encoded in this region:
- a CDS encoding FG-GAP repeat domain-containing protein, translating into MKYLRLAFLSLVLVALAVVPAAADVFERLQKDFTPLSGVVIMPVDGEFLIDLDAARGVAPGDLFAVVRTGERIVHPVSGEVIGTLDDAKAVLRVTRVRSGYSYAVPVGDAAAINRGDKIRRFEHLSALFWDYTDQGESYFQQLREALPVLDWQAYDAAQARRPATPEAPLKFDAHLAFVARPGALDVLGPGGQVMHSYPLVAAAPSAVAMPQPVAATPVPVPVPAAPVATPAAPGIVAAPVPTAAGIQRAQQQQWEGVWITAEIDGTPVGMEVTDLTGDGRNEVAVLFHDRLEVGRLEGRDYHTLATLNFDGMERSLAISAADLDGNGRNELYITAVRNGQLASRVVVLEGNLLHIAQSNIPWYLRSVQWLDEGRILLAQRMGGLEHDFTGSIFRVRLTGGQLSEGPAMATPRNLDLFGFVPFAGRDGATLFARLNPVDRLQVLNADGRVLWESSRRFGGSEVYFERLSPAAGTAQDIREVLIHPDLGIGPAGEILVPLSEGRRVSIRIRGLGPSRLVAMQPEGSLLREVWHTQPQDGYLVNFRLADVTGDGRAEIVQTVTFSRPLMAGSGRAAVVVYELHP